CCGCATTCAGAAAGTCATCCTTGATACGGTTGCTGCGCTCGAGGGCCTTGCGGGCGCTTTCGCTTAGTTCGATCTGCTGGGCATGGAGGGTGTCGCGTTCGTCGCGTAGGATTTTTATGCGGGATGCAAGGGCCAGAGAAAAGAGTGCCATTTCCCAGGATAGGGCTACTGGTACGAAATAGGAGACCCAGTTTGTTGGCTTTAATAGCGACGCGTACTCAAGGCTGGTCATGGTGGCTGCGACCAGGAAAGGCACCCAACCGATAATGAAATAGACCGCTGGTCGGTAGCCTGTTTTTGCGAGTCTGAATGCCAGGACGAGGGCGCCAAAGTAAATTGGGTAGGCCAACATTATCCAACCTGCTACGAGAAGGTCATACGCGAGTATTGGAGAGAACATCAGCAAGAGAGCGCCGCATGCGCAAATCAGGCCGGATACTCTGTGGGTACGTGGATATCTTTTCCGTGTGTCCAAAAGTTTCTGGAAAAGAGGCACGTGAAGGATGAATGAGGTTAAGCCGAAAACGAATCCGTATTTGGGATGAGAATTGGCTGTATCAACGAAGTAAACCTGAACATTAGTTAGCAAAGCCGAATAAGTCAGTGTTGCAACTGATGCTGCGACGTAGAAGAGATAGACGGAGTCCCGCACACTAAAATAGAGAAACAGATTATAAATCGCCATGATTGCGATCATAGCGAGCAGCGAAAAGGCCAGGGCCGTGTGAAAGTTTAGTTCCTGAACAAGCTCCCGCTCATTCAGCAAATAGAAAAAAGTATTGATATGGAAGAGAGGTTCGACCCTGATGTGGATCGTATGGCTCTGAGCTAGGGGGTTCAGGTCCACAGTGTTCAGGGGTATTGCGATGAAATGGTGCGGTATGGGTCGTTCGTCAGGGGTGCTCCAGGAGTTCACTGGCTCAGCGGTTGTGGCTTTGCCGTCGACAAACACCGTCACTTGCTGAATATAGGGATGGAGTAAAAGCCACGGCTTCGTCTTCAGTTCAGACTTGCTTATTTCCGTGCGTAACCAAACAAATTCCCTTGGGTCATCGGCTCTGAAAGACGTCTTACTCAAAGGCGTCCAACCGGTTTCCGATGGGTCGGGAGCAGTGGCTTCATCCCAGTTGCCTTGAAACAGTTCTAATCTGGGCTCCAGATCAAGAAAGCCCTCCGCCGTGTCATCAGCCAGCAAATTGGAAGACGCAAACAAAAATAGAAAGAGGGTTATGATCTGAAGGTTGCAGGCACCCATTCCGACTCGGTACATCCAGCTTTTCCTGCCTTGGCCATACACCTGAGTTAGTCAATTTACAAACATTGACACTGTCACTTGGAACGATGTGTCGTTAAAAACTATACTTCGGATCCTATTCAAAAGGACGCTCTATGTATAGCTCAAGGTCAGGTTTTGTAAAGAAATTTTGTGTCGCTCTCGCATTGGCCGTGTTCGCTCCTACCACTGCTATTGCGGGCGGCCTGTCCAATAGCGACCAGAGCGCCAGCGCCTCTGGCGTCAGCAACGCCGGCAGCGTCGCCAATCCGGAAAACGCCTCAACGATCTTTTTCAATCCCGCCGGAATGAGCCGTCTTTCCGGTACCAATCTGTCGTTCGGAGCAATCTTGTTTGAGATCGATGCCGAAGGCAGGGACTCTCAAACCTCGGCGACCCGAGCCAATGGAGATCCGGTTGTCGGTGATGGCGGTGGCGATCATGTTGATACCTTTGCTGTGCCCAACGTTTATCTCACTCATGAAGTGAATGACTGGCTGGATGTGGGTGTGGGGGTTTATGTCCCCTATGGTCTGGGCTTCGATTATGGCGATGAGTTTGCGGGACGGTTTATCGGCGATGAGACTGAACTGGTTTCTTATGGCGTGAGCCCCTCTTTCGCCGTCAATAGCGGTGAAGGTTTCTCTTTAGGCGGCGGTATCAATGTGCTCTACGCTAACGCCGAACAACGCAATCCGGTAGATTTCAGTGGAGTTGAAGCGCGTTTCTCTTTGCCCAGCGGTACTTTGAGCGACGGCCAGGCCCTGCTGGAGGGTGAGGATATTGCCGTCGAGTTCAGCCTTGGCATGCTGTGGCAGGCGACCCCTGAAACATCATTTGGATTCTCTGCCCGTACGGGTACCGAGTTCAATTTGAAAGGTACTGGCACTATCAACAACTTCCCGACCCTGTCAGCCAGCGGCCTTACCCAGACGACGGTCACCGAGCAGATAGAGGTTCCCATCACGATCCCTCAAAGCCTGAGTTTTGGTTTTGCTCACCAGTTGAGCGACGCGCTTAAGCTGCTTGCCGGAGCCACCTGGGCGAAGTGGAGCGATGCGTCGGCGTTGACCGTTGTATCCCGGGAAACTACACCGATGGCCTTTCCCGCTGAACAGCCCCCTGAAGAGCAGGTACAGAGTTGGAAAGACACCTGGCAATGGCGAGTTGGTGCAATCTGGAAAATGACACCGACCTGGTCGCTGAAGGCCGGGTATCTATTCGATGAGTCGCCCGTTACGCTCAAGACGCGTTCACCTCTGACACCCTTCGACGACTACCATCAAGTTTCCTTCGGTGCCCAGGTGCAGGATGTGGCGGGTGACTGGACTTTGGATATGTTTGTCGCGCGGGTTTTCTATGAGGGAGACATTTCCATCGATTATACGGCGACGGATCCTGCGCAGGGCCAGACTTCATTCAAAAGCGAGTATGACGTAGTGCCGTGGACAGCTGGTTTGCAGTTTAGCCGGGAGTTTTAAAAGAGGAGGGAATCAAAGCGGGAAAATGGTCGGCGTGGCAGGATTCGAACCTGCGACCCCTTCGTCCCGAACGAAGTGCGCTACCAAGCTGCGCCACACGCCGATCAACGGGCGGTATTATACGGACAAAACGGGGTTTTTCCAGCCCCGTTTGTCCATCAATCCGGCCGACTTCCTTTAATAACTACGCCGCGGTCGGCAGTACCGAAATATCCGCGACCCGCAGGAACAGGTTGCGCAGCATGTTCAGCATCGCCAGCCGGTTGTTGCGGGTGGCGTCGTCTTCGGCCATGACCATGACGTCGTCAAAGAAGTTGTCCACCGGCTCCCGCAGGTTGGCCAGGGAGCTCAGGGCGGCGGCGTAGTCACCTTTCCCGAACAGCGGCAGTACCGTGTCTGCCTGCTGGCGGATCTGTTCCGCCAGTTTCTTTTCCGCCGGATCCTGCAGCAGGGAATCATCGATGGTTTCGCCGATATCGTCACCGCCCTGTTTGGTCAGGATATTCGATACGCGTTTGTTGGCACCGGCCAGGGCCAGGGCTTCCGGCAGTTGGCGGAAGGCTTCCACGGCTTTTACGCGGCGGTCGAAATCCAGCGGGCTGGTGGGCCGGCGGGCGTGTACGGCCAGGTAGACTTCGGCGTTGATACCCTGCTCTTCGTAATGGGCACGGAAGCGTTCAAGCATATAGTCCACCACCGTTGAGGCGGTGTTCTGTTCGGTCAGCACCGTGAAGTTTTCTTCTGCCCACTCGCAGCAGGTCTGCAGATCCAGCGGTAGTTCCCGTTCAATGATGATTCGCAGCACCCCCAGGGACGCCCGGCGCAGGCCGAAAGGGTCGCGGGTGCCGGACGGCGGCTGGTTGATGCCGAACAGGCCCACCAGCGAATCCAGCCGGTCGGCAATGGCCACGGCACAGCCGGTCAGCGTCTGCGGCAGATCATCACCGGCAAAGCGGGGCATGTATTGTTCGTTCAGGGCACTGGCGACGTCTTCGTTCTCGCCGTCGTTGGCAGCATAGTACTGGCCCATGATGCCCTGGAGGTCAGTGAATTCCAGTACCATTTCGGTGACCAGGTCGGTTTTGGCCAGCATCGCGGCACGCTCAGCCAGCATCGGGTCACTGCCAATGGCGTTGGCGATCTTACCGGCCAGCGCCGCAACCCGTACCGATTTGTCGTGAATACTGCCCAGCTTCTCCTGGAACACGATGGGCTTGAGCTGGTCGATGCGATCTTCCAGACGGGTCTTGCGGTCCGTGTCGTAGAAGAAAGCGGCATCAGCGAGGCGCGGACGAATCACCTTCTCGTTGCCGGAGATCACCTGGCTCGGGTCTTTGCTTTCCAGGTTGGCCACGGTGATGAAGAGTGGGAGCATCTTGCCGTCGGCGGTCACCACGTGAAAATACTTCTGGTGCTCTTTCATGGAAGAGATCAGTGCTTCGGCGGGCACCTCCAGAAAACGTTCTTCAAACCGCCCCATCAGCGGCACCGGCCACTCGTTCAGGGCGGTGACTTCGTCCAGCAGGTCTTCGTCAATCACAGCTTCACCGCCGGCTTCCCGGGTAGCGATGGCGTTTACGCCTCTGCGGATCTGCTCGCGGCGTTCGGCGAAGTCAGCGATCACATACCCTTCCTGCTTCAGCACCACTTCATAGTCACCGGGCGTGGGTACGATAAGGGACTTGGGGCAGTGGAAGCGATGGCCGCGGGTCTTGTTGCCCGGGGTCAGGCCCATGATGGGGGCGTCGATCACCTTGTTACCGAACAGCATGATGGCCCAGTGGACCGGGCGGACGAATTCTGTGCGGTGGGCACCCCAGCGCATGCGCTTGGGAATCGGCAGCGCCGCCAGGGACTGGTCCACCAGCTCGGGCAGCAGGTCGACGGTGGGGCGGCCTTTTTCGATGGTGCGATACACCACCCAAGCGCCCTTGTCGGTTTCCAGGGTATCGAGCTGGTCCGGAGTGACGCCAAGGGACGTCGCAAATCCGGTTAGCGCTCGGGTCGGGTTACCGGAGTCGTCGAAGGCGGCTTTTACCGCCGGGCCGC
This DNA window, taken from Marinobacter halotolerans, encodes the following:
- a CDS encoding 7TM diverse intracellular signaling domain-containing protein, giving the protein MYRVGMGACNLQIITLFLFLFASSNLLADDTAEGFLDLEPRLELFQGNWDEATAPDPSETGWTPLSKTSFRADDPREFVWLRTEISKSELKTKPWLLLHPYIQQVTVFVDGKATTAEPVNSWSTPDERPIPHHFIAIPLNTVDLNPLAQSHTIHIRVEPLFHINTFFYLLNERELVQELNFHTALAFSLLAMIAIMAIYNLFLYFSVRDSVYLFYVAASVATLTYSALLTNVQVYFVDTANSHPKYGFVFGLTSFILHVPLFQKLLDTRKRYPRTHRVSGLICACGALLLMFSPILAYDLLVAGWIMLAYPIYFGALVLAFRLAKTGYRPAVYFIIGWVPFLVAATMTSLEYASLLKPTNWVSYFVPVALSWEMALFSLALASRIKILRDERDTLHAQQIELSESARKALERSNRIKDDFLNAVSHELRTPLHTIQGQLDLLREAPLNGEQNQAFRLIEYANLRMTRQVGGILDFVDAQDDKLLSSPQVFEPQSLFDLLEYEFREATRAKPVALAFGLDETVPGKIYMDGLVLEKVLYQLVDNAVKFTPAGGQVLVKGTRLEGDSVLCILVSDTGTGIPDNHKEKVFQAFEQGEAGLTRRYGGVGLGLPLASSLIRAVGGQISVVESSDQGTTLEVRAPFGEVHQATPDNEGQDNFSIMNNAPRILVVEDDAGNRTILRKQLEKIGAVAEGVQNGLEAIRVAMNEPWDMILMDCQMPVMDGIEATREIRLKAAANLDTPIIAVTANASESYRLQCLEAGMDEFCTKPLRMEKLKTLVTRYAVHRVATRIRRQRGLKDSLSD
- a CDS encoding OmpP1/FadL family transporter, giving the protein MYSSRSGFVKKFCVALALAVFAPTTAIAGGLSNSDQSASASGVSNAGSVANPENASTIFFNPAGMSRLSGTNLSFGAILFEIDAEGRDSQTSATRANGDPVVGDGGGDHVDTFAVPNVYLTHEVNDWLDVGVGVYVPYGLGFDYGDEFAGRFIGDETELVSYGVSPSFAVNSGEGFSLGGGINVLYANAEQRNPVDFSGVEARFSLPSGTLSDGQALLEGEDIAVEFSLGMLWQATPETSFGFSARTGTEFNLKGTGTINNFPTLSASGLTQTTVTEQIEVPITIPQSLSFGFAHQLSDALKLLAGATWAKWSDASALTVVSRETTPMAFPAEQPPEEQVQSWKDTWQWRVGAIWKMTPTWSLKAGYLFDESPVTLKTRSPLTPFDDYHQVSFGAQVQDVAGDWTLDMFVARVFYEGDISIDYTATDPAQGQTSFKSEYDVVPWTAGLQFSREF
- the glyS gene encoding glycine--tRNA ligase subunit beta; its protein translation is MATQDFLVELGTEELPPKALKPLSDAFTQGIAKGLEDAGIEFGKVEAFAAPRRLAVRVRALGDAQPDKPVEKRGPAVKAAFDDSGNPTRALTGFATSLGVTPDQLDTLETDKGAWVVYRTIEKGRPTVDLLPELVDQSLAALPIPKRMRWGAHRTEFVRPVHWAIMLFGNKVIDAPIMGLTPGNKTRGHRFHCPKSLIVPTPGDYEVVLKQEGYVIADFAERREQIRRGVNAIATREAGGEAVIDEDLLDEVTALNEWPVPLMGRFEERFLEVPAEALISSMKEHQKYFHVVTADGKMLPLFITVANLESKDPSQVISGNEKVIRPRLADAAFFYDTDRKTRLEDRIDQLKPIVFQEKLGSIHDKSVRVAALAGKIANAIGSDPMLAERAAMLAKTDLVTEMVLEFTDLQGIMGQYYAANDGENEDVASALNEQYMPRFAGDDLPQTLTGCAVAIADRLDSLVGLFGINQPPSGTRDPFGLRRASLGVLRIIIERELPLDLQTCCEWAEENFTVLTEQNTASTVVDYMLERFRAHYEEQGINAEVYLAVHARRPTSPLDFDRRVKAVEAFRQLPEALALAGANKRVSNILTKQGGDDIGETIDDSLLQDPAEKKLAEQIRQQADTVLPLFGKGDYAAALSSLANLREPVDNFFDDVMVMAEDDATRNNRLAMLNMLRNLFLRVADISVLPTAA